TTTGGTGGAAGCGAAAAACGCTTTTTTCTTCAACAAAATGCTAAAAATCGTGGTGTAGAATATAATGACTATAGATTTTTATTTAAAAAACTTCAAAATAAGGAAAAAGAGATAAAGGAAAGCATTGGAAATCATAGGTTTTTTTTCAGTCAAATGTTTCAATCAGCCTTTTTTGAATTTCTTGATTTTATTTTGTCATCACCAACTATAGATTATAAAAATTCATGGCTAGAGCAAGAATACTTAGATAGTATCATTAATATTTTGAACAAGTATATTGAAGATAAGCATAATGATTCATTATTCAATTTCGAAAATTCTATAAACGATTTACTTTTTAACGGTAGAAGTAATCCTTCTCAAAAAAAACAAGAACTTGTAGCAACAATTATAAAATTAATAGCTTTCAATTACAAAAGAGAAATTTCGGAAAATCCTTTTATAAATAAGTTTAATGTAATTTCAGACTTTATTGACGAACTTAACATTGAGTGCTTGGACATAATTGATAAAAATATGACAGATTCTTTAGAGAAAGAATTCAAACAAAATATTGACATTAGACAGCTTGTACTAGATATTCAAAAAGCAAAAAATGATAAGTTAGTTAATGAAATAAAAAAATTAGAATCTGATTATAAGAAAAACTAGAATCATATTTGGAAAGTAGAAAGAAAAAAGAATTAACTATTTTAAAACAACACCTTAATATTAATTAACCTTATGTATTTATTAAATTTATTAGATTCATATTACCAGCATTCAATTTTTGCAATGTATTTAACCCTTCGTCCAAATGCAACTTCACATATTTACCCAAATCTTGATTGCTGATGTGCAATTGGTAATGTTGTGCTACTAAAGCAACATAATATTTGTCATAATCGCCAAACAAGACCTTTCGTGAGTATTCTTTGCCACCAGAATCTTTTAGGTCTTCAATCTTTAATTTTTTACCACTTTTTAATGAATAGGCTAAAGCCAACCTGGCAATCACGTTTTCTGTACCCAGGTTAAGTTTTCGGGTCAATTGGCTAACGACTTCTTTATTATCCTTACTGGTTTTAATATGCGTAAACATGCTCGTCTTCTTTAAAAGCTTTAAATAAATTGTTCAACTTATATGGTTTAAATGCAGAGCCTTTTGGGCTATGCTTAATCATATAGACTTGGCTTAAATAGGGTGTCATAAGTTGGTATTCTTTTTCTGTCAATTCTTTCTCAAGCAAAGGAAAAAGTACCACTTGGTCAGAAATATTGGGGTAAAACTCTTCAATAATATTTCGGGAATGGTCTTTGTCAAACTTTTGCAATGGGCTGTCAATAAACACAGGAAACTCGATACCAGATTCATCAACCAAAGCTTTTAAAAGCGCCGTGGCATAGAGTTGCTGTTCACCTTTAGACAGGTTGTCTTTGTCTATGATGTTGCCCTTAAAGTCAACCAAATCAATATCCATCACATCTTCTCGTATGTTAACTTGCACATCTTTTACAAAGTTTTCTTTGTGCATCAGTCGTTTTAAGCCTAAAACAATGGTTTTTTGTAAGGCAAATTTCTTTTCTTCTTTTATGCGACTAATCAAGGTCTTGATTTTGTCGAGTAACTTTTCGGTGACTTTGTATTTTTTGCGGTCTTGCTCAATAAGTTTAAAGTTTTTTTCAAACTCAGACAAGACTTTTTTATGTGAACTGTGTTGCAAGTTCAATTGCCCAAACTCTTCAACCAATTTATGTTTTTCATCTTTAAGGTCGAGCAGTTGTTGGTCAATTTTCTGCTTTTCGCTTCTAATTTTTTTAGCGAGATAGTTGTCTTTTCTCGCTTCGCCTTGTTTGATTTTTCTCGATAAGCGGTTCAGGCTAATCCTGTGGTTTTTGTCTTCTTGAATCAGTTGCTCTATTTGAGATTTAAGGCTAGTATTAATGTGTTTATAAAACGCAATGAACTCTCGATGCTCTTCCTCTGTAAAGTCTAATAATATTTTAGAGTTGTTTTTTGTCGTCGCTTTTTGTTGCTGTTTTAGTTCTTTTTTAGAGGCTTCTTTAGAGACCTTTTCAAGTTGTTCAAAAAGGCTTTTGTCCTTTATTACAGACTGGATATCAGATAAAAATTGGGTTCTAAAATTCTCAATTTTATCTTCGTAAGTCTTTAAGCTAAAATGATGGTTTTGGTATTTACTCTCTTTAACAAGTTGGTTTTTAAGTTTTTCGAGCGGTTTATTTGCAATTAAAAACGGTAGGAGTTCATAGTGTTTTTTAAGTTTTTGCTTGGTGGCTTGTATGTCTTTTTTAACGTCCTCGTGTTCTGCTTTTAAGGCTTTGAGCTCTTCTAAAGTTATGGCATTGCCTTCGCGAATCAACTTTTCTTGAAGCTCATCAGATTTTGCTTTTAAGTTGGCTTCTTTCATATCAACTTCATCTTGCCGCTCTTGATTGTAATCAATAAGCACAGTGAGCTCTTCGTCTTTAGCTATCAAGTTTTGTAGCTTATCTTTATCATCTTCAGACACACCACGACGTCTTAAATTTGATAAAAGCACTTCGAGATTTCGTTTTAACTCTTCGTATTTTTTAATCCCTAAAACTTCAGAATACGCTCGGCTGAGGCTTCGTAATTCAGCTTTTGATTTAGCTTCTGCCAGTGATACAATTTTTTCAGCATCAAAAAAGAAAAACTTAGCAATTTCTCTGGGTAATAAAAAATCATTGATAAAAACCTCATAACCTACATCTTTGGTCAATTCATTTTCATTGCCATCAATACGAAGTTCAAGGTTTTCATTTTTAGTAACATAGTTGTAAGTCCTTTTGATTTGAACAGTTTTACATGGCACAGAAGGAATCATAACATCGCTCAACGTCACTTCAACAGACATGGCTGGATTGTCGCTACTTTTTGCATCATTATTAAATTGACTGTCTAGATAGTCTTGATAGCCGCCAGCTTTTTTGATGTCTTTGCGGTATTTGTCTTCTACTTGAGCAATGAGTTTGCCATAAAACACCCAAACCAAAGAGGTTAAAAAACTGGTTTTTCCAAATCCATTTTTACCAGCAATCAAAAAAATATTTGAGCCTTTTTTCTCTTTAAAGTCAATGCTGTTATTGTCTTTGTAAATTCTAAAGTTTTTTATGTCAATATGGTCAATTCGCATTACTTAACTTTATTTACGTATTCTTCAATTCTTCGCTCTACATCGTTATGCAAACCGTATTTAGATAGCATTAATGTTTTTGATTCTTGTAGTGAAATTAAATTATCAATGAGGTGATAATAATTAGCATCATCTTCGCAAACTTCTTTGAGAATTCGGCGCTCAGTATCATCTAAAGATTTGATGTTGTTAGTGCTAATATCTTTACCATAAACTTCTTTGTAAATATCGCTGACACTATATTCAAAAATCATATCGCGATTCCATATAACTTGAATGGCAATTAATTCCTGATTGTTGATTAAGGTGATATGTGGACTATCCTTTTGAATTTCTTTTTGAGTTTCTAGTAATTCTCGTAATGTGTCCGCTCTGTATTTTGGAGTATATGGTCCAAAGTTCCTTCCGTCTTCATCAACTGCCTTTTGTCCGTTTCTACGCTCAGGCATTCTGTTTTCTCCAATATTTCTGTTATCTACTAAATTGTTTCTGAACTTTAAAAGTGGTGCCATCCATTCTTGTCCATTTTCAATTAAAGCAGACATAGATTTGTCTTGTTTTACAACTGTGCATGTCCAACATCCAAACCTTGATTGACCACAAGATGAGTGTTTTTTGTTGGTCACTACTGTTGGACACTCATAATCATCGGCACTAGCGTCAGAATAAATTTGAAATAGTATAGAATTATCAAACCCCCAAGGTGAAGGCACAGCATTTATGATATACCAAATTTCTTCAAGCATCAAGTCTTTTATTGGCGCATAAACAAAGGTGTTTGGTGTTGTACCGTGTTTAGATAAACGACTGCCGTTTATCTCGTGTTTTTTCATTCGTCTTTCTCTAGAAACACTTTCTTCATATCTTGTGCCAAGCAATACAATAGCTTCGCCCATTTTATCTATTTGTTCCAACAAGAAGTTTGAAGTAGGTTTAATTTTTAATCGATCTGTACACCATCTAAAAGAATTGTTAGGCACAGGATAACCTTTTCCTAAAACATTGATCCAAAATGATTCTTCGAGTTTAGGGGTTGTTTTTTGAACAAAAATTGGCAAGCCTTGAGCTCTGGCTTCTTTGTCAATTTTAGTTAAAACATCGTCAACATAGTTTGAAATAATAGGGTTTTCTACCATAGTATCATTACAAACCACATAAACAGGTCGTTTAAGTTGAAAAGGCATAGGAGCTTGTTCTTTAAATCTTTTCAAGGCTATCCAAACCAGTGTGAGTAAAACGGTAGAATCCTTACCGCCACTAAAGCCAATGATCCACGGACGATTTGTATTGCCATCATAAGCATACTGATCAATTATTTCATTAATAATTAACTCAGCTTTTTTGAGTTTTATTTTTGACATGACACGTAAAGGGTTTCTTTCAGTTTTTTTCTAATTCTCTAATTTTATCTTCTAATATTTTTATCGTTTTTTTCTGTAAGTTTATGATATAATCTTTGTCATCTTCAGATAATGACTCTTGATTATTATTTTGTTTTAACATTGAACCTTGTCCAGTAAACAACCAGTCAGCAGATAAATCTTGATAAGTATTTATCAATTTTGATATATTTTTACCTGACAATGAACCTCTTTTTCTTGCTTTTCCTATTAATCCATTTGATATCTCTGCTTGATTTGACAATTTGTTATCATTCAAACCTTTGAATTTCATATACTTATCAAGTCTTTTAAAAAAATTTATCATTTTTGATATATATTTGTATCGACACGTAAAGGACATCTAAACTATGCTTGCAAGATAATGATCTTTGAGCATACAAGATAGTTATTTACTAAAAAAAGGAGACCTAAAACGTCTCCTTTTTGATTATTAATTTAAAAATTTATGGGTTTTTTTAGCTGGATTACACAAGATACCTGTCGCAGTATTTCAAATTATTACTCAATAAAACCTGTATTCCCAGTGTTTATGATTGATAATAAAGGTCAGATATGGCAAGAGCGCTGCTATGAAAGTTATGGTGTTTTTGGTGGTAAAGATTATTACGAGTTAATGGCAGAAATGAATGATTTGAAATATAGAAATGAGGCTATCGATTTATATTACAGCCATAATGAAAGAGCTTTGTTTCCTAATCTTGTTGAGCACCCAAAACAATGGCAATGGAAAAACGAAAAACCTAAACCCTGTCCACACCAAGGCTATTTCTACTAAAAACCCTTAAACTCATCAACTTTTAAACTTTAAACTTCTAAAACAACCACACCCAACAACCAATTACGAATAACCAACAACGAAAAACTAACCAACTTTAAACTCATCAACTTTTAAACTTTAAACTTCTAAAACAACCGCACCCAACAACCAAATACGAATAACCAACAACGAAAAACTAACCACGATTCACTAAAACCACCATAATGTTAACTTTAATGTTAATTAATTCACATTCGTAATATGATATATATCAGTGTTTTACAGTTTTAATGTAAAATTAATGTTACGTAATAGTAAATTATACGTAAGTATATTGTATCTTTGTCCCATAACATTAAATGACAAGACGATGAGAACAATGATGATTATTGTAGCCTGCCTTTTTGGTGGAATGTTATTTGCACAAGAAAGCAATGTAGAATATTTCAAAAAAGGCGATTTAGTAAAAGGTATCTTTTACTATGACAACGGAGTGATTCAACAAGAAGGCACTTATAAAAATGGTAAACTTCACGGTCAGTGGATTGCCTATGATAGAGACGGCAAAAAAAATGCAGTCGCCTATTATCATAAAGGAAACAAAACTGGTAAATGGTTCTTTTGGCAAAAAGACAAATTGGTAGAAGTAGATTATAACAACAACGACATTGCTAATGTCACGACTTATAAAAAC
This genomic window from Flavobacterium sp. CS20 contains:
- the dndD gene encoding DNA sulfur modification protein DndD translates to MRIDHIDIKNFRIYKDNNSIDFKEKKGSNIFLIAGKNGFGKTSFLTSLVWVFYGKLIAQVEDKYRKDIKKAGGYQDYLDSQFNNDAKSSDNPAMSVEVTLSDVMIPSVPCKTVQIKRTYNYVTKNENLELRIDGNENELTKDVGYEVFINDFLLPREIAKFFFFDAEKIVSLAEAKSKAELRSLSRAYSEVLGIKKYEELKRNLEVLLSNLRRRGVSEDDKDKLQNLIAKDEELTVLIDYNQERQDEVDMKEANLKAKSDELQEKLIREGNAITLEELKALKAEHEDVKKDIQATKQKLKKHYELLPFLIANKPLEKLKNQLVKESKYQNHHFSLKTYEDKIENFRTQFLSDIQSVIKDKSLFEQLEKVSKEASKKELKQQQKATTKNNSKILLDFTEEEHREFIAFYKHINTSLKSQIEQLIQEDKNHRISLNRLSRKIKQGEARKDNYLAKKIRSEKQKIDQQLLDLKDEKHKLVEEFGQLNLQHSSHKKVLSEFEKNFKLIEQDRKKYKVTEKLLDKIKTLISRIKEEKKFALQKTIVLGLKRLMHKENFVKDVQVNIREDVMDIDLVDFKGNIIDKDNLSKGEQQLYATALLKALVDESGIEFPVFIDSPLQKFDKDHSRNIIEEFYPNISDQVVLFPLLEKELTEKEYQLMTPYLSQVYMIKHSPKGSAFKPYKLNNLFKAFKEDEHVYAY
- a CDS encoding DndE family protein, translating into MFTHIKTSKDNKEVVSQLTRKLNLGTENVIARLALAYSLKSGKKLKIEDLKDSGGKEYSRKVLFGDYDKYYVALVAQHYQLHISNQDLGKYVKLHLDEGLNTLQKLNAGNMNLINLINT
- a CDS encoding toxin-antitoxin system YwqK family antitoxin yields the protein MRTMMIIVACLFGGMLFAQESNVEYFKKGDLVKGIFYYDNGVIQQEGTYKNGKLHGQWIAYDRDGKKNAVAYYHKGNKTGKWFFWQKDKLVEVDYNNNDIANVTTYKNETIFASEK
- the dndC gene encoding DNA phosphorothioation system sulfurtransferase DndC; this translates as MSKIKLKKAELIINEIIDQYAYDGNTNRPWIIGFSGGKDSTVLLTLVWIALKRFKEQAPMPFQLKRPVYVVCNDTMVENPIISNYVDDVLTKIDKEARAQGLPIFVQKTTPKLEESFWINVLGKGYPVPNNSFRWCTDRLKIKPTSNFLLEQIDKMGEAIVLLGTRYEESVSRERRMKKHEINGSRLSKHGTTPNTFVYAPIKDLMLEEIWYIINAVPSPWGFDNSILFQIYSDASADDYECPTVVTNKKHSSCGQSRFGCWTCTVVKQDKSMSALIENGQEWMAPLLKFRNNLVDNRNIGENRMPERRNGQKAVDEDGRNFGPYTPKYRADTLRELLETQKEIQKDSPHITLINNQELIAIQVIWNRDMIFEYSVSDIYKEVYGKDISTNNIKSLDDTERRILKEVCEDDANYYHLIDNLISLQESKTLMLSKYGLHNDVERRIEEYVNKVK